From the genome of Halomonas sp. 1513, one region includes:
- a CDS encoding alanine racemase yields MTCPRVEIDLTRIEENARALVSRLSGRGIDVTGVTKATLGSPEVARAMLAGGVLRLGDARIANLEALRDAGIPAPLTLLRSPTPDQAPRAVACASLSQISELEVAKALSAAAGRLGSRHGLVLMVELGDLREGVLPEDVLDLARRMLRLPHVTLVGLGTNLACRAGVVPSADNMGELSALVSRFEDELGLQLPLVSGGNSANLAWAFAAPAGRVNDLRLGESILLGCDPLTRLPLHGLHTDAFTLVVPVIESLAKPTAPRGATGEAAFGVAAAMRERGTIVQTLAAIGRQDVDPDGLTPPAGVSVLAASSDHLVLETQQRLAPGTELRFGLDYSALLRAMTSPFVVSTFTATQRQTLSLATTDSPSSVA; encoded by the coding sequence GTGACCTGCCCGCGCGTCGAGATCGATCTGACCAGGATCGAGGAGAATGCCCGCGCACTCGTCAGTCGCTTGTCCGGCCGCGGCATCGACGTCACCGGGGTCACCAAGGCGACGCTGGGCTCCCCGGAGGTGGCAAGGGCCATGCTTGCGGGGGGCGTGCTGCGGCTCGGCGATGCGCGGATCGCCAACCTCGAGGCACTGCGCGATGCCGGCATCCCGGCCCCGCTGACCCTGCTGCGCTCGCCCACGCCCGACCAGGCCCCTCGGGCAGTGGCGTGCGCCAGCCTCAGCCAGATCAGCGAGCTCGAGGTGGCCAAGGCACTCTCGGCGGCGGCGGGCAGGCTGGGCAGCCGTCACGGCCTGGTGCTGATGGTGGAGCTGGGCGACCTGCGCGAGGGCGTACTGCCAGAGGACGTACTCGACCTCGCCCGGCGCATGCTGCGGCTCCCCCACGTCACGCTCGTTGGCCTCGGCACCAACCTGGCGTGCCGTGCCGGTGTCGTGCCGAGCGCCGACAACATGGGCGAGCTCTCGGCGCTGGTGAGCAGGTTCGAGGACGAGCTTGGCCTGCAGCTGCCGCTGGTTTCCGGCGGCAATTCGGCCAATCTCGCCTGGGCCTTCGCCGCGCCCGCGGGACGCGTCAACGACCTGCGGCTCGGCGAGTCGATCCTGCTGGGCTGCGACCCCCTCACGCGGCTGCCGCTGCACGGCCTGCACACCGACGCCTTCACCCTGGTGGTGCCCGTCATCGAGTCGCTGGCCAAGCCGACGGCGCCGCGCGGCGCCACCGGCGAGGCGGCATTCGGCGTGGCGGCGGCGATGCGCGAACGCGGCACCATCGTCCAGACGCTCGCCGCGATCGGGCGCCAGGACGTCGACCCGGACGGCCTGACGCCGCCTGCCGGCGTCAGCGTGCTTGCCGCCAGCAGCGACCACCTGGTGCTGGAGACACAGCAGCGCCTGGCACCCGGCACGGAGCTGCGCTTCGGCCTCGATTACTCGGCGCTGCTGCGCGCGATGACCTCTCCGTTCGTGGTGAGCACATTTACGGCGACGCAGCGTCAGACGCTGTCTCTGGCCACAACCGACTCGCCGAGCAGCGTCGCTTGA
- a CDS encoding EBNA-1 nuclear protein — MLPGSLHAVLDVAAGPSDARHSAIVYCEGNFARIDGKTANGLVRSSERYRILSVIDSTLSGEDAGVALGEAAAGIPIVAGLADALAAAYALPDFLIFGLAPLSGLMSEADRAVVLAAVAAGVGVVSGLHEFLADDPEIAAAAKAGGVTLHDIRRPRPTKDLRMFDGAIGSVDCVRIAVLGTDGAIGKRTTSTLLTQALNDAGIHTVMVGTGQTGLMQGAAYGVALDAIPAQFGVGELEGAVLAAYEGEHPEVIVIEGQGALSHPAYLSSTVVLRASRPQAVIMQHAPARRMLSDYPAVPMPSPLSELKLIELFGKTRVIGLAINHEDMTRAEVAAAIARYAGELGIPATDALWHDPAALVAMVTAAFPALKVHQPLAMA; from the coding sequence ATGCTTCCAGGTTCCCTTCACGCCGTTCTCGACGTCGCCGCTGGGCCCAGTGACGCCCGCCATTCGGCCATCGTCTACTGCGAGGGCAATTTCGCACGTATCGATGGCAAGACGGCCAACGGCCTGGTGCGCAGCAGTGAGCGCTATCGCATCCTGTCCGTCATCGATAGCACCCTGAGCGGCGAAGACGCGGGTGTCGCCCTGGGCGAGGCGGCGGCGGGCATCCCCATCGTGGCCGGTCTGGCCGACGCCTTGGCCGCGGCCTATGCTCTGCCCGACTTTCTCATCTTCGGGCTTGCTCCGCTCTCGGGCCTGATGTCCGAGGCCGACCGCGCGGTGGTGCTGGCGGCGGTGGCGGCGGGCGTCGGGGTGGTATCCGGCCTCCACGAGTTTCTCGCCGACGATCCGGAGATCGCGGCGGCGGCTAAGGCCGGCGGGGTAACGCTGCACGATATCCGTCGGCCACGCCCGACCAAGGATCTGCGCATGTTCGACGGCGCGATCGGCAGCGTCGACTGCGTGCGCATCGCGGTGCTGGGTACCGATGGTGCCATCGGCAAGCGTACCACCTCGACGCTGCTCACCCAGGCGCTCAACGACGCCGGGATTCACACCGTGATGGTAGGCACAGGACAGACCGGCCTGATGCAGGGTGCCGCCTATGGCGTCGCACTCGATGCCATTCCCGCCCAGTTCGGTGTCGGCGAACTGGAAGGGGCGGTGCTCGCCGCCTATGAGGGCGAGCACCCCGAGGTCATCGTGATCGAGGGCCAGGGTGCCCTCAGCCACCCCGCCTACCTGAGCTCGACGGTGGTGCTGCGCGCCAGCCGGCCGCAGGCCGTGATCATGCAGCATGCCCCGGCCCGCCGAATGCTCAGCGACTATCCGGCAGTGCCGATGCCGTCGCCGCTCTCGGAGCTCAAGCTTATCGAGCTGTTCGGCAAGACCCGAGTCATCGGGCTGGCGATCAACCATGAGGACATGACCCGGGCGGAGGTCGCGGCGGCCATCGCCCGCTACGCTGGCGAGCTCGGCATCCCTGCCACCGATGCGCTGTGGCACGACCCCGCGGCGCTGGTGGCAATGGTCACTGCCGCCTTTCCTGCACTCAAGGTGCATCAGCCACTGGCCATGGCGTGA
- a CDS encoding guanylate kinase gives MSQGTLFIVSAPSGAGKTSLVRALLERLDGLQVSVSHTTRAMRPGELDGVNYHFVETASFEAMIERGDFFEHARVFDNYYGTSRPAVQALLAAGTDVILEIDWQGARQVREQVAEAESVFILPPSLATLRQRLSSRATDDEAIIERRMRDAVSEMSHYDEYDHVIINDDFATALGELEALVRAARSRLARVREAQAPLLQALLSGDEGVE, from the coding sequence ATGTCCCAAGGCACGCTGTTCATCGTTTCCGCGCCCTCCGGCGCCGGCAAGACAAGCCTGGTGCGGGCGCTGCTCGAGCGCCTCGACGGCCTGCAGGTCTCGGTGTCGCATACCACCCGCGCCATGCGCCCCGGCGAGCTGGACGGGGTCAACTACCACTTCGTCGAGACCGCCAGCTTCGAGGCGATGATCGAGCGAGGCGATTTCTTCGAGCACGCCCGCGTCTTCGACAACTACTACGGCACCTCGCGCCCGGCGGTGCAGGCCCTGCTCGCGGCGGGTACCGACGTGATCCTGGAAATCGACTGGCAGGGGGCGCGCCAGGTGCGCGAGCAGGTCGCCGAGGCCGAGTCGGTGTTCATCCTGCCGCCGTCGCTGGCCACCCTGCGCCAGCGCCTGTCGTCCCGCGCCACCGACGACGAGGCGATCATCGAACGGCGCATGCGCGATGCGGTCAGCGAGATGTCGCACTACGACGAGTACGACCACGTGATCATCAACGACGATTTCGCCACCGCGCTCGGTGAACTCGAAGCGCTGGTACGCGCGGCCCGCTCGCGGCTAGCCCGGGTCCGCGAGGCTCAGGCGCCGCTGCTGCAGGCGCTCTTGTCAGGGGATGAGGGGGTCGAGTAG
- a CDS encoding DNA-directed RNA polymerase subunit omega: MARVTVEDCLENVENRFKLVMISTQRARQLARGSRDALLPWENDKPTVMALREIAAGKIDENVLDEPVEAAPVRIRREPEMGEE, from the coding sequence ATGGCGCGAGTCACCGTTGAAGATTGTCTCGAAAACGTCGAAAACCGGTTCAAGCTGGTGATGATCTCCACCCAGCGCGCCCGCCAGTTGGCCCGCGGTTCACGCGACGCCCTGCTGCCGTGGGAGAACGACAAGCCCACCGTGATGGCACTGCGCGAGATCGCCGCCGGCAAGATCGACGAGAACGTCCTCGACGAGCCGGTGGAAGCGGCCCCGGTTCGCATCCGCCGTGAGCCGGAGATGGGCGAAGAGTGA
- a CDS encoding bifunctional GTP diphosphokinase/guanosine-3',5'-bis(diphosphate) 3'-diphosphatase: MFTIDDLADRLGGYLPPEEICQVKRAFYYAEQAHDGQRRRSGEPYVTHPLAVANILANMHMDHQSLMAAMLHDVIEDTGVSKEALGEQFGEAVAELVDGVSKLTQITFEDKAVAQAENFQKMVLAMSKDIRVIIVKLADRLHNMRTLGALRPDKKRRIARETLEIYARIAGRLGINTIRVELEDLSFQALHPMRSERIKRAVSKARGHRRSTIRQVQTSLQKCLDDDGLPGTVIGRQKHLLSIYKKMRDQRKPFAEIMDVFGFRIITDDVDSCYRILGAVHNLYKPVPGRFKDYIAIPKANGYQSLHTTLFGSGGMPIEVQIRTREMEAMANNGIAAHWLYKAGQTERPIAAGSHARAREWVRGLLEMQRHAGNSLEFIEHVKNDLFPDDIYVFTPKGDIMELPQGATVIDFAYSVHTDIGNNCIACRIDRHLAPLSSRLESGQTLEIITAPGARPNTTWLSFVITAKARSAIRHALKHQQHTESVQLGRRLLNKALADFDTSLEELPEGHLAAHLDALGVKQQDELLESIGLGTRMAYAVARRLVEALHDAPETRGPRGNSHGPIVISGAEGMVINFARCCHPLPGDPVIGHTSVGKGIVVHRAECRNLDDLRSDPEKLFALEWSETQEADFPVALRIQVESRRGLVAELAGLVTDADANIERIGIEERDARLSIVHLTLAVRDRVHLARIIKRIRNLPHVSKIHRVTN, translated from the coding sequence ATGTTCACCATCGATGACTTGGCCGACCGCCTCGGCGGCTATCTTCCCCCAGAAGAGATCTGCCAGGTCAAGCGCGCCTTCTACTACGCCGAGCAGGCACACGACGGCCAGCGGCGGCGCTCCGGCGAGCCCTATGTCACCCACCCGCTCGCCGTGGCCAATATTCTCGCCAACATGCACATGGACCATCAGAGCCTGATGGCGGCCATGCTGCACGACGTGATCGAGGATACCGGCGTCTCCAAGGAGGCCCTTGGCGAGCAGTTCGGCGAGGCCGTCGCCGAGCTGGTCGACGGGGTCTCCAAGCTGACCCAGATCACCTTCGAGGACAAGGCGGTCGCCCAGGCCGAGAACTTCCAGAAGATGGTGCTGGCGATGTCCAAGGACATCCGCGTGATCATCGTCAAGCTCGCCGACCGCCTGCACAACATGCGCACCCTGGGTGCCCTGCGCCCCGACAAGAAGCGCCGCATTGCCCGCGAGACGCTGGAGATCTACGCCCGCATCGCCGGCCGGCTGGGCATCAACACCATCCGCGTCGAGCTCGAGGACCTCTCCTTCCAGGCCCTGCACCCGATGCGCTCGGAGCGCATCAAGCGTGCCGTCAGCAAGGCCCGCGGCCATCGCCGCTCGACCATCCGCCAGGTCCAGACCAGCCTGCAGAAGTGCCTCGACGACGACGGCCTGCCGGGCACCGTGATCGGCCGCCAGAAGCACCTGCTGTCGATCTACAAGAAGATGCGCGACCAGCGCAAGCCGTTCGCCGAGATCATGGACGTGTTCGGTTTCCGCATCATCACCGACGACGTCGACAGCTGCTATCGCATCCTCGGCGCGGTGCACAACCTCTACAAGCCGGTGCCCGGGCGCTTCAAGGACTACATCGCGATCCCCAAGGCCAACGGCTACCAGAGCCTGCACACCACCCTGTTCGGCAGCGGCGGCATGCCCATCGAGGTGCAGATCCGCACCCGCGAGATGGAGGCCATGGCCAATAACGGCATCGCCGCCCACTGGCTCTACAAGGCCGGCCAGACCGAGCGCCCGATTGCCGCCGGCAGCCACGCCCGGGCCCGCGAGTGGGTGCGCGGCCTGCTCGAGATGCAGCGCCACGCGGGTAACTCGCTGGAGTTCATCGAACACGTCAAGAACGACCTGTTTCCCGACGATATCTACGTGTTCACTCCCAAGGGCGACATCATGGAGCTGCCCCAGGGCGCCACGGTCATCGACTTCGCCTACAGCGTGCATACCGATATCGGCAACAACTGCATCGCGTGTCGCATCGACCGCCACCTGGCGCCGCTGTCGAGCCGCCTGGAGAGCGGCCAGACGCTGGAGATCATCACCGCGCCCGGGGCGCGGCCCAACACCACCTGGCTGTCGTTCGTGATCACCGCCAAGGCGCGCTCGGCGATCCGCCATGCCCTGAAGCACCAGCAGCACACCGAGTCGGTACAGCTCGGCCGGCGGCTGCTCAACAAGGCACTGGCGGATTTCGACACCAGCCTCGAGGAGCTGCCCGAGGGCCACCTCGCCGCGCATCTCGACGCGCTGGGCGTCAAGCAGCAAGATGAGCTGCTGGAGTCGATCGGGCTGGGCACGCGCATGGCCTACGCCGTGGCCCGCCGGCTGGTCGAGGCGCTACATGATGCCCCCGAGACGCGCGGCCCACGCGGCAACAGCCATGGGCCGATCGTGATCAGCGGTGCCGAGGGCATGGTGATCAACTTCGCGCGCTGCTGCCATCCACTGCCCGGCGACCCGGTGATCGGGCATACCTCGGTGGGCAAGGGCATCGTGGTGCACCGCGCCGAGTGCCGTAACCTCGACGACCTGCGCAGCGACCCGGAAAAGCTGTTCGCCCTCGAGTGGTCCGAGACCCAGGAGGCTGACTTCCCGGTGGCGCTGCGCATCCAGGTCGAGAGCCGCCGCGGCCTGGTGGCCGAACTGGCCGGCCTGGTCACCGACGCCGATGCCAATATCGAGCGGATCGGCATCGAGGAGCGCGACGCTCGCTTGTCGATCGTGCATCTGACGCTCGCCGTGCGCGACCGGGTGCACCTGGCGCGGATCATCAAGCGCATTCGTAACCTG